From Hermetia illucens chromosome 6, iHerIll2.2.curated.20191125, whole genome shotgun sequence, one genomic window encodes:
- the LOC119659877 gene encoding NADH dehydrogenase [ubiquinone] iron-sulfur protein 4, mitochondrial, with amino-acid sequence MATITRILAKDVSAFWPRAFFSTSNAVFTSSREAPLKDPSAVIAKPEEVEQKKKLSGVITVPTKVDISPITGVPEEHVKTRRVRIYMPAKNAMQSGTNNLNYWKIDFDNRERWENPLMGWCSTGDPLSNMQVEFNSKDEAIDFCEKNGWRWFVESLPAPKKEKPKSYGINFSFNKRTRVSTK; translated from the exons ATGGCAACAATTACTCGTATTTTAGCCAAGGATGTGTCAGCCTTCTG GCCAAGAGCATTCTTCTCGACCAGCAATGCCGTCTTTACATCGTCACGGGAAGCACCACTGAAGGATCCTTCAGCAGTCATTGCAAAACCAGAGGAAGTTGAACAGAAGAAGAAACTTTCTGGTGTGATTACCGTGCCAACAAAG GTTGATATCAGTCCAATCACTGGGGTGCCGGAAGAGCACGTGAAAACACGGCGTGTTCGCATTTATATGCCAGCCAAGAATGCAATGCAGAGTGGCACAAACAATCTTAACTATTGGAAAATCGATTTCGATAACAGGGAACGATGGGAGAACCCATTGATGGGATGGTGTTCCAC TGGCGATCCACTTTCAAATATGCAAGTTGAATTTAATTCCAAGGATGAAGCTATTGATTTTTGCGAAAAGAACGGATGGCGATGGTTTGTTGAATCTTTGCCTGCACCAAAAAAGGAGAAGCCCAAGAGCTATGGTATCAATTTCTCTTTCAATAAACGAACACGCGTATCAACGAAGTGA
- the LOC119659876 gene encoding putative ammonium transporter 2: protein MSRSIFGAVNVTASQATALKGVIRNSSYVIPGVYDLSTEDTNWVLTSSFIIFTMQTGFGMLESGCVSIKNEVNIMMKNVIDIVLGGFTYWLFGYGMSFGRGPLSNPFIAIGDFLLDPPVGDPLMGQIFAAFLFQLSFATTATTIVSGAMAERCNFKAYCLFSFLNTAVYCIPAGWVWGEHGFLNNLGAVDIAGSGPVHLIGGASAFASAAMLGPRLGRYSEGISPLPLGNPVNACMGLFVLWWGWLAFNSGSTYGVSGSKWQYAARAAVMTMMGSFGGGVVSVFYSLFLNDGRLDIIDLINGILGSLVSITAGCFLYNAWEALLIGMLGALLACLTMPLFDRMAVDDPVGASSVHGVCGIWGVIAVGLFADNPIPLGTTNGRSGLFKGGGWYLLGVQSLAALCLACWGVCSTVLLLWFINKIIPIRMDPNEELLGADLMEHRIRHSQIGLSRAISALAPLQVDLSEVAGIQPIGLNPGHERGLAELRAAEDKLNQWHAYVNRMTPKRRSQKASGSALITKSAVGKKGLVSGNILTRKFKGKKSKKSQHADNFIAGGTYKQNNNDISTISNVNNDAKVEPTFAWVD from the exons ATGTCGCGAAGTATTTTTGGGGCAGTAAACGTTACAGCATCACAAGCCACCGCCTTGAAGGGGGTAATACGGAATAGCAGTTATGTTATTCCTGGCGTTTACGATCTTAGCACAGAGGATACAAATTGGGTGCTGACTTCGTCCTTTATTATCTTCACAATGCAAACTG GATTCGGTATGTTGGAATCAGGCTGCGTCTCAATCAAAAACGAAGTGAACATCATGATGAAAAACGTTATCGATATCGTCCTCGGCGGATTCACCTACTGGCTCTTCGGCTACGGGATGTCCTTCGGACGCGGGCCACTTTCGAATCCATTCATAGCCATCGGTGACTTCCTTCTAGATCCACCGGTTGGAGATCCATTGATGGGACAAATCTTTGCAGCATTTCTATTTCAACTCTCATTTGCCACGACAGCGACAACAATCGTGAGCGGAGCTATGGCTGAAAG ATGTAACTTTAAGGCATATTGTTTATTCTCGTTTCTGAATACGGCAGTCTACTGCATACCAGCGGGTTGGGTGTGGGGCGAGCATGGATTCTTGAACAATTTGGGGGCAGTTGATATTGCAGGGAGCGGACCTGTGCATTTAATAG GTGGAGCTTCAGCCTTCGCTTCGGCCGCAATGCTGGGCCCTCGATTGGGCAGATATTCAGAAGGAATTAGTCCATTGCCACTGGGAAATCCGGTCAATGCTTGTATGGGATTGTTCGTTCTATGGTGGGGCTGGTTGGCCTTCAATTCCGGAAGCACATACGGTGTTAGCGGATCTAAGTGGCAATATGCCGCTCGTGCGGCTGTTATGACCATGATGGGATCATTCGGAGGTGGTGTGGTTAGTGTCTT CTATTCTCTGTTTCTGAACGACGGCCGATTAGATATAATCGACTTGATAAACGGAATTCTAGGATCACTAGTCTCAATCACCGCAGGATGTTTTCTGTACAACGCATGGGAAGCGCTTCTCATTGGAATGTTAGGAGCGTTGTTAGCTTGTTTGACTATGCCTCTTTTTGATCGGATGGCAGTAGACGATCCAGTTGGGGCGAGCAGCGTTCACGGGGTGTGCGGAATCTGGGGTGTTATAGCTGTAGGACTATTCGCAGACAATCCTATTCCACTGGGAACCACAAATGGTCGTTCAGGATTATTCAAAGGCGGCGGCTGGTATCTCCTCGGAGTGCAATCTCTGGCAGCTCTTTGCCTAGCATGCTGGGGGGTCTGCTCAACAGTCCTTCTTCTTTGGTTCATCAACAAAATTATCCCGATTCGAATGGATCCTAATGAAGAACTTCTCGGAGCTGATTTAATGGAACATAGAATCCGACATTCTCAAATCGGTCTTTCTCGTGCCATTTCCGCACTGGCCCCATTACAAGTGGATCTCAGTGAAGTTGCTGGAATTCAACCAATCGGCTTGAATCCAGGACATGAACGAGGTTTGGCAGAACTTCGAGCAGCTGAAGATAAATTGAATCAGTGGCATGCATATGTGAATAGGATGACGCCGAAACGACGCTCCCAAAAAGCAAGTGGTTCAGCGCTTATAACCAAGTCGGCTGTGGGGAAGAAGGGGCTTGTATCCGGAAATATTCTTACAAGAAAATTTAAAGGTAAAAAGTCAAAGAAATCACAACATGCTGACAATTTTATAGCTGGTGGTACGTataaacagaataataatgacaTTTCAACAATATCAAATGTGAATAATGATGCGAAAGTTGAACCCACTTTTGCCTGGGTAGATTGA